From the Zymoseptoria tritici IPO323 chromosome 2, whole genome shotgun sequence genome, the window ACAGAGCAGAATAAAATCTTGACCTTCAGATCCGTCCAGCGGTGAGAGAATCAGCGAGGTGAATGCACGAGCATGTCGCACATGCGCGTTCCAAGACAACTTCAGTTGAAAGAAGCAGGTGAACCATGCCAGCATGTGCTTGAGGAAGGACGTTCCGAACCAGCTTCAGCCGTGCTTGTTCTTCGACAAGACATTCAAACCACGCTGCTGATCACCTCCATCACTTCTCTGGCCCGCCCATTCGACCGACACAGCTTCTTTATCGATTTCTCGCGCATTCTTGaacctcctcgtcgagcaTCACTATCAAATTGAATCCCAGAGTGGCAACAGCAGCATGGCTCCCGGCCACACCTCCCACGCCAGACCCCAGCGCAGAGACTCCGGCTACTCGCAGCAAAACTCTCCAGATCATGACAAGACCCTCGCCAGCATCGCCGAGAACACCGCCCGCCGCGCCACCGCAGACCAAGTCGTCGAACCAGACCCCGactccgacgaagacgcccCCGGTGAGCTCGACGATGATCCCGAGTTGAGCTCCCATCCAGCTCCCAACATTTACACGCCAGCGGTGGCCGGGGGTCCATTGAGTCCCAAGGCCATCACGCCAGCAGCGCCGCCTGTTCGCGTGGTTCTGATTCCGCCTACGCCTATCTCGAGGATCTCCAACAATCATCCCGAGAAGCGATCATCCAGCGTACTTCCAACAACCACGTCGCCGCATTCGATACCACAAGCCAAGTTGCCGCCTCCTCAGGGAAGAACACCGAAACCGCAGTCCACTCTCGCAACCAATCCCGTCTCGACATCATCAAAATCGACAGGCCCTCGACCAAacccatcctctcctccatcaaaACCCACTGCTGTTCAACCCCCCTTCCCTCCCCAGCCCACCACTCATCCCAtcctcccttccctcccaCCTCCTTCCACTCCATGCCAACTCTTCACCCATCCCCCACCTCACCCCACAGTAATCAAAGTCTCCGaccagctcctcctcgcctcgaCTACGAATCCGTTTCCCGAAATCTCCCCGTTCCACCGCCTTCTCTCCCCGACCCACCAACTTTGCATCGAACTCGACCGGCAAGAGGGATATCGACGCGAACAGCAtgcgaggtggaggaggaggttggagaagaggtgggtgtggagggagaggaggggatTGGCGTGGGAAAGGGGGTTGAGGCCGAGGGGTTGGGTGGGACCTGTTGAGACTGGCagtggtggtgttgagcCGGGAGCTTTTGGGCAGCAGGGTgaggttggagaggatgcgAGGATGGGTGGAGTGTAGGCTGGCTTTTTGGGTGGTGCTTCTTCGATCTTGAGGGAAGGTTTGTGGCGTTGTGGGAGTTCCATCGGTGGGCTGGGACCATTGTCAGATTGGAGTAGACTGGAAGATCTAGGCACGGGCCCAGGTCTGAGGAAgctcggcggtggcggtgggCGATTTGGGCAGGAAGAGGAAAGCACTCATCAATTTCTCGAGGTATTTTGGGATGGACTTCTGAGTGAGAGCAAGATTTCATTTTCCATTCATCTCTGTGGCATTGCTTTTGGCAGCCAACCCCTCCCGATCGAGCGAGGTTGTACATAAcctccctctctctccttcccACCCACGACACCATATTCACAATCTGTTCGAGATTCACGCCTGCTTAGCATTGATAATCTCCACAAACGCCGGCTTCAAACTCGCGCCTCCCACAAGGAACCCATCAATATTGCTCTGCTTCGCCAAACTGCTCGCGTTCTTCTCGTTGACACTCCCTCCATAGAtgatcctcgtcttctccgccgcctccttGCCCAGCTCCTTCTCAATCCACTCCCGAATCCACTTGtgcacctcctccgcctgctcTTCACTCGCGACTTTACCCGTTCCAATCGCCCATACCGGCTCGTAGGCCACGACGATGTTCTTCCAATCCTGCGTCACCTTTGACACGGCCGCGAGTTGAGAGAGGACGACTTCCTTCGTCTTGTTGGCTTCCCTCTGTTCCAACGTCTCACCACAGCAAAGAATCACACCGAGTCCTCCGTCGAGGGCAGTCTTCGTCTTGCTCGCGATGAAGTCGTCACTCTCCTTGATGATGGTCCTCCGCTCCGAGTGTCCCAAGATCGCCCACGTGATGTTGGAGTCCTTCAACTGCGAGACTGAAATCTCACCGGTGAAAGCGCCGTTGGGCTTGTCAAAGACGTTTTGAGCGGCGACTTCGATGCCGGAGCGAAGGTGCTcgcgggcgaggaggaggtagagggcGGGTGGGGAGACGACGACTTCGGTGTTGGGGTCGAGTTTGGCGTCGTTGAGGTGGTGGATGATGTCTTTGATGCCGGAGATGGTGCCGTTCCTGTCGGAGGGTTAGTTGGGTGTGGTGAGTGGTGAGGAGGGGGTTGTGGTGGACAAACATCTTGAAGTTACCGCCGACGAAGAATTGACGAGCCATGGTTGCGGTGGGTGGTGGGTGCTTGGGTTTGGTGAGTGAGATTGAGGTCGCGAGCGAGTATCTTGGTTCAAGgtgatgtcgttgttgtggAAGAGAAAATACCTGAGGACTGGGTGAAGCGAGAGAGCAAACAGCAGCATTGGAGGGGCAGGAACGTGGGGCGGTTCGTCACCCCGCGGTATAACCTCGGAGATCTTCGGGCAGAGTATGGAAGCTCCCTGTTTCTTCCGAGCGGACACGGAGAGGTACAGCTTCGCAACGAGGACTGCTCATTCGTGAGGAGCCGACAACTTCGCAAGACATAAACATAGACATGCGATGGAAATGGAGGCCCTTCTACTCGAGTAGCTACATATCAATTCTCCTCCATAGCCgactctctcctctctcttgCACTGCTGATCTCATCAACTCAATCCGTCGACCTCTTGTCCACTCACTTGA encodes:
- the TPI1 gene encoding triose-phosphate isomerase (triose-phosphate isomerase; phosphotriose isomerase; triose phosphoisomerase; triose phosphate mutase; D-glyceraldehyde-3-phosphate ketol-isomerase), whose protein sequence is MARQFFVGGNFKMNGTISGIKDIIHHLNDAKLDPNTEVVVSPPALYLLLAREHLRSGIEVAAQNVFDKPNGAFTGEISVSQLKDSNITWAILGHSERRTIIKESDDFIASKTKTALDGGLGVILCCGETLEQREANKTKEVVLSQLAAVSKVTQDWKNIVVAYEPVWAIGTGKVASEEQAEEVHKWIREWIEKELGKEAAEKTRIIYGGSVNEKNASSLAKQSNIDGFLVGGASLKPAFVEIINAKQA